Proteins from a single region of Undibacterium sp. KW1:
- a CDS encoding Lrp/AsnC family transcriptional regulator: MKPDLDEIDDKILALLMDNARLPVTSIAKSVGIARTTVIARIAALEKRGVIAGYGLKLNQKMVQPAVRAYVGLSVEARYAAGLIKYLQQLPETETLCAVSGAIDYMLTLRCSNTETLDKLLDQIGALDGVRQTSTSIILSKRIDRGAL, from the coding sequence ATGAAACCTGATCTTGATGAGATAGATGACAAAATCCTGGCATTGCTGATGGATAACGCCCGTTTGCCTGTGACCAGCATCGCCAAATCGGTAGGCATAGCGCGAACGACCGTGATTGCCCGCATTGCTGCGTTGGAGAAGCGCGGTGTCATTGCCGGTTATGGTTTGAAGTTGAATCAGAAAATGGTACAGCCTGCCGTCCGTGCGTATGTAGGCTTGTCAGTGGAGGCACGCTATGCTGCGGGGCTGATCAAATATCTGCAACAATTGCCAGAGACTGAGACGCTATGCGCAGTTAGTGGTGCCATTGACTACATGCTGACCTTGCGGTGTAGTAATACCGAAACGCTGGATAAATTGCTGGATCAGATAGGTGCGCTGGATGGTGTCAGACAGACTTCAACCTCAATCATACTGAGTAAGAGGATAGATCGCGGTGCTCTTTAG
- a CDS encoding saccharopine dehydrogenase family protein — protein MATKLILLGAGKIGDAILNLLSHTGDYEITVADRDPERLKYVEQAGFPNTRIVQADLGDKAAVTELIRGHKVTMSACPYFLTPIIAGAAREANSHYFDLTEDVESTRIVKQLAEGADCAFVPQCGLAPGFISIVANDVAKRFETLRDVSMRVGALPTFPNNALKYNLTWSTDGLINEYCNPCEAIVDGELRETAALEEIEHFSLDGIDYEAFNTSGGLGTLCESLEGKVQNLNYKTVRYPGHRDIVKVLIRDLQLGKLERRPILKEVMETAIPMTKQDVVLVFVSVVGMRDGRLEQESYAKKIYAQQVNGQLLSAIQLTTASGICAMVDLVVTGKLPQHGLVRQEQAVLADFLANRFGQYYAA, from the coding sequence ATGGCAACTAAGTTAATTCTTTTGGGCGCAGGCAAAATTGGCGACGCAATTCTCAATTTGCTGTCCCATACTGGCGATTACGAAATCACAGTGGCTGACCGTGACCCGGAACGTTTGAAATATGTAGAACAAGCAGGTTTTCCCAATACCCGCATTGTCCAGGCTGACCTGGGTGATAAAGCGGCAGTCACCGAATTGATACGCGGCCATAAAGTCACGATGTCTGCCTGTCCTTACTTTTTGACACCCATCATCGCCGGCGCAGCACGCGAAGCCAATTCCCATTATTTTGATTTGACTGAAGACGTGGAAAGCACACGCATCGTCAAACAACTGGCTGAAGGTGCAGATTGTGCCTTCGTTCCACAATGCGGCCTGGCACCAGGCTTTATCTCCATCGTGGCCAATGATGTAGCAAAGCGTTTTGAAACCCTGCGTGATGTCAGCATGCGCGTTGGTGCCCTGCCTACCTTCCCTAACAATGCACTGAAATACAACCTGACCTGGAGCACGGACGGTCTGATCAATGAATATTGCAATCCTTGCGAAGCAATTGTAGATGGTGAATTGCGTGAAACCGCAGCCCTGGAAGAAATCGAGCATTTCTCCCTGGACGGCATCGACTACGAAGCTTTCAATACTTCCGGCGGTCTGGGTACTTTGTGCGAAAGCCTGGAAGGCAAAGTACAAAACCTGAACTACAAAACCGTGCGTTACCCTGGTCACCGCGATATCGTCAAAGTCTTGATACGCGACCTGCAACTGGGCAAGCTGGAACGCCGTCCAATTTTGAAAGAAGTCATGGAAACAGCGATACCCATGACCAAACAGGACGTAGTACTGGTGTTTGTCAGCGTCGTTGGCATGCGCGATGGCCGCCTGGAGCAAGAGTCCTACGCCAAGAAAATCTATGCGCAACAAGTCAATGGCCAATTGCTGTCTGCCATACAACTGACAACTGCATCCGGCATTTGTGCCATGGTTGATCTGGTGGTTACAGGTAAATTGCCACAGCATGGTCTGGTGCGTCAGGAGCAGGCAGTGCTGGCTGATTTCCTCGCAAATCGCTTTGGTCAATATTACGCCGCGTAA
- a CDS encoding aldehyde dehydrogenase family protein, which produces MENTTLQAILKELDINLSDYQGSDIHSISPIDGKNLASLRADTAAEVKQRVDRAHAAFLQWRNVPAPRRGELVRLFGEELRTHKLALGQLVTLEAGKILQEGLGEVQEMIDICDFAVGLSRQLYGLTIASERPGHRMMEQWHPIGVVGVISAFNFPVAVWAWNAALAFVCGNSVTWKPSEKTPLTAIATHALFMKAVARFGSDAPAGLAELIIGGRDTGAQMVEDKRIALVSATGSTRMGRQVAEVCAKRLTRTILELGGNNAMIVAPSADLEMAVRAITFSAVGTAGQRCTTLRRLFVHDSIYDTLVPRLKKIYAGLPVGNPLEKTTLVGPLVDAASFDAMQSALAVAKSEQGQVFGGERKVITGNEGGYYVSPALVEMPSQTASMHHETFAPIMYIVRYKDLQQAISLNNEVPQGLSSSIFTTDMREAETFVSAAGSDCGIANVNIGPSGAEIGGAFGGEKETGGGRESGSDAWKAYMRRTTNTFNYSNSLPLAQGISFDI; this is translated from the coding sequence ATGGAAAACACCACTTTGCAAGCAATCCTGAAAGAACTTGATATCAATTTAAGCGATTATCAGGGTAGCGACATACACAGCATTTCCCCTATTGATGGCAAAAACCTGGCCAGCCTGCGCGCTGATACCGCAGCAGAAGTCAAGCAGCGCGTAGATCGCGCCCATGCTGCATTTTTGCAATGGCGCAATGTACCAGCACCGCGCCGTGGTGAACTGGTGCGCCTGTTTGGTGAAGAGCTGCGCACGCACAAACTGGCACTGGGTCAACTGGTGACGTTGGAAGCAGGCAAAATCCTGCAAGAAGGCCTGGGCGAAGTGCAGGAAATGATCGATATCTGTGATTTCGCAGTTGGTCTGTCACGCCAGTTGTATGGCCTGACTATCGCCTCTGAGCGTCCTGGCCATCGCATGATGGAACAATGGCATCCGATCGGCGTCGTTGGCGTGATCTCCGCCTTCAATTTCCCGGTTGCCGTCTGGGCCTGGAATGCTGCGCTGGCATTCGTTTGCGGCAATAGCGTGACCTGGAAACCATCTGAAAAAACGCCGTTGACAGCCATCGCCACGCACGCCCTGTTCATGAAGGCAGTCGCCCGCTTTGGCAGCGATGCCCCTGCTGGTCTGGCAGAATTGATTATCGGTGGACGAGATACTGGCGCACAAATGGTAGAAGACAAGCGCATCGCCCTGGTCAGCGCCACTGGCAGCACCCGCATGGGCCGTCAGGTTGCTGAAGTCTGCGCCAAGCGTTTGACCCGCACCATCCTTGAGCTCGGCGGCAATAACGCCATGATAGTCGCACCTAGTGCCGACCTGGAAATGGCCGTTCGCGCCATCACTTTCTCTGCAGTTGGCACTGCCGGACAACGCTGCACCACCCTGCGCCGCCTGTTCGTGCATGACAGTATTTATGACACCCTGGTACCGCGCCTGAAGAAAATCTATGCAGGCCTGCCAGTCGGCAATCCTCTGGAAAAGACAACTTTGGTCGGCCCATTGGTCGATGCGGCTTCTTTTGATGCCATGCAAAGTGCTTTGGCAGTTGCCAAATCCGAGCAAGGCCAGGTATTTGGCGGTGAACGCAAAGTAATTACGGGCAATGAAGGCGGCTATTACGTCAGCCCGGCTCTGGTAGAAATGCCAAGCCAGACGGCGTCCATGCATCATGAAACCTTTGCGCCCATCATGTACATCGTGCGTTACAAGGATTTGCAACAAGCCATCAGCCTCAATAACGAAGTTCCGCAAGGCTTGTCGTCTTCTATCTTCACGACAGATATGCGCGAAGCTGAGACCTTTGTCTCTGCTGCTGGCAGTGACTGCGGTATTGCCAATGTCAATATCGGCCCTTCTGGCGCTGAAATTGGCGGCGCATTTGGCGGCGAGAAAGAAACAGGCGGTGGCCGCGAATCTGGTTCTGACGCGTGGAAAGCCTATATGCGTCGTACTACGAATACCTTTAACTACAGCAATTCCTTGCCATTAGCACAAGGCATCAGTTTTGATATTTGA
- a CDS encoding helix-hairpin-helix domain-containing protein: MKKALTCKDIKQLEQLPNVGKATVADLHLLGIIEPKQLKGRNPYQMYDELCAMTKVRHDPCVYDVFISIVKFMDGDPPLAWWHYTAERKAHLASPSSL, from the coding sequence ATGAAAAAAGCACTCACTTGCAAGGACATCAAACAGTTGGAGCAACTGCCAAATGTCGGCAAGGCAACGGTTGCTGACTTGCATCTGCTGGGGATTATCGAGCCAAAGCAACTCAAGGGACGCAATCCCTACCAGATGTATGATGAACTTTGCGCCATGACTAAAGTCAGGCATGACCCCTGCGTCTACGACGTTTTCATTTCCATAGTAAAATTCATGGACGGTGATCCGCCCCTTGCCTGGTGGCACTACACCGCAGAGCGTAAGGCCCATCTTGCATCACCCTCCTCACTCTAA
- the iscR gene encoding Fe-S cluster assembly transcriptional regulator IscR has protein sequence MRLTTKGRFAVTAMIDLALRQDKGPVTLAGISQRQDISLSYLEQLFGKLRRHEIVESVRGPGGGYNLARKAQNVTVADIIIAVDEPLDATQCGGKGNCHGSDHENGLHCMTHDLWATLNAKMVDYLDSVSLQDLVNQQRQKASENHVVVMHHTHVNHIAS, from the coding sequence ATGCGACTGACCACCAAAGGACGTTTTGCCGTGACGGCCATGATAGACCTGGCTCTGCGTCAGGATAAGGGACCAGTGACCCTGGCGGGCATCAGCCAGCGTCAGGATATTTCCCTTTCCTATCTTGAACAATTGTTTGGAAAACTGCGTCGCCATGAAATTGTTGAATCCGTGCGTGGGCCCGGTGGCGGCTATAATCTTGCCCGCAAGGCACAAAATGTGACTGTTGCCGATATTATCATCGCCGTTGATGAGCCCCTTGATGCAACGCAATGCGGCGGCAAAGGCAATTGCCATGGCAGCGACCATGAAAATGGCCTGCACTGCATGACGCACGACCTGTGGGCGACGCTGAACGCCAAAATGGTCGATTACCTGGACTCTGTTTCACTCCAGGACCTGGTCAATCAGCAAAGACAGAAAGCATCAGAAAACCATGTAGTCGTCATGCACCATACGCATGTCAATCACATTGCCTCTTGA
- a CDS encoding IscS subfamily cysteine desulfurase translates to MNAPLEKSLLDTLKSPHFPIYMDYSATTPVDPRVADKMIPFLRAQYGNPASRSHMYGWDAEKAVEDARAQVADLVNADPREIIWTSGATESNNLALKGAANFYKSKGKHIITVKTEHKAVLDTVRELERQGFEATYLQPGDDGLITVEQLKAAIRPDTILVSVMWVNNEIGVIQPIAEIGELCREKGIVFHSDAAQATGKVHIDLENTKVDLVSFSAHKTYGPKGIGALYIRRKPRVRLEAQMHGGGHERGFRSGTLATHQIAGMGEAFRIAKEEMESELAHVRTMRDRLAKGLQEIEETYVNGDMEHRVPHNLNVSFNYVEGESLIMAIKDIAVSSGSACTSASLEPSYVLRALGRSDELAHSSIRFTIGRFTTEEDIDFTIDLLKTKVAKLRELSPLWDMYKDGIDISTIQWAAH, encoded by the coding sequence ATGAACGCCCCTTTGGAAAAAAGCCTGCTCGACACTTTAAAGTCACCGCACTTCCCTATCTACATGGATTATTCGGCGACGACACCGGTCGATCCTCGTGTTGCTGACAAGATGATTCCCTTCCTGCGTGCGCAGTATGGCAATCCTGCGTCACGCAGCCACATGTACGGCTGGGATGCAGAAAAAGCCGTAGAAGATGCACGTGCGCAAGTGGCAGACCTGGTCAATGCGGACCCGCGTGAAATCATCTGGACTTCTGGTGCGACGGAAAGCAATAACCTCGCACTCAAGGGTGCGGCAAATTTTTACAAATCCAAAGGCAAGCACATCATCACAGTAAAGACAGAGCACAAGGCTGTGCTGGATACTGTCCGTGAACTGGAGCGTCAAGGCTTTGAAGCCACTTACCTGCAGCCAGGTGATGATGGCCTCATCACAGTCGAACAACTGAAGGCGGCTATTCGTCCCGACACCATCCTGGTATCCGTGATGTGGGTCAACAATGAAATTGGCGTCATCCAGCCTATCGCTGAAATTGGCGAGCTGTGCCGCGAGAAAGGCATCGTGTTCCATTCCGATGCAGCCCAAGCCACTGGCAAGGTGCATATCGACCTGGAAAATACCAAGGTTGACCTGGTGTCCTTCTCTGCCCATAAAACTTATGGCCCAAAAGGCATAGGTGCACTGTACATCCGCCGCAAACCACGTGTACGCCTGGAAGCGCAGATGCACGGCGGCGGTCATGAGCGCGGCTTTCGCTCCGGCACACTGGCAACACATCAGATTGCCGGCATGGGCGAAGCCTTCCGTATTGCCAAAGAAGAAATGGAAAGCGAACTGGCACATGTGCGCACCATGCGTGACCGTCTGGCCAAAGGCTTGCAAGAAATTGAAGAAACCTATGTCAATGGTGACATGGAACACCGTGTACCACACAACCTGAATGTCAGTTTCAATTATGTTGAAGGTGAATCCCTGATCATGGCGATCAAGGATATCGCGGTCTCCTCCGGCTCTGCCTGTACTTCTGCAAGTCTGGAACCATCTTATGTATTGCGCGCACTGGGTCGCAGTGACGAACTGGCGCACAGCTCTATACGCTTTACCATAGGCCGCTTTACAACTGAAGAAGACATCGACTTTACGATAGACCTGCTGAAAACCAAGGTTGCCAAGTTGCGTGAATTGTCGCCTCTCTGGGATATGTACAAGGACGGCATTGATATCTCCACGATCCAGTGGGCTGCGCATTAA
- the iscU gene encoding Fe-S cluster assembly scaffold IscU — MAYSEKVLDHYENPRNVGAFEKGDDTVGTGMVGAPACGDVMKLQIKVGADGVIQDAKFKTYGCGSAIASSSLVTEWVKGKTLDQALEIKNTAIAEELALPPVKIHCSILAEDAIKAAVLDYKNKHGAEQSA; from the coding sequence ATGGCTTACTCAGAAAAAGTGTTGGATCACTATGAAAATCCACGTAATGTCGGCGCTTTTGAAAAAGGCGATGACACAGTAGGTACCGGCATGGTCGGAGCACCAGCTTGCGGCGACGTCATGAAATTGCAAATCAAGGTAGGCGCTGATGGCGTTATTCAGGATGCGAAATTCAAGACTTATGGTTGCGGCTCTGCAATTGCCTCCTCTTCCCTGGTAACTGAATGGGTCAAGGGCAAGACTTTGGATCAGGCACTGGAAATCAAGAACACAGCCATTGCTGAAGAACTGGCACTGCCGCCAGTCAAGATTCACTGTTCCATCCTGGCGGAAGATGCAATCAAAGCTGCTGTGCTCGATTACAAAAACAAGCACGGCGCTGAACAAAGCGCCTGA
- the iscA gene encoding iron-sulfur cluster assembly protein IscA, with product MAITLTEKAAKHVTRYMERRGKGIGLRFGVRTTGCSGMAYKLEYVDEVGNDDQIFESHGVKVFVDPKSLPYIDGTELDFAREGLNEGFKFYNPNVKNECGCGESFRI from the coding sequence ATGGCTATCACACTCACAGAAAAAGCGGCAAAACATGTGACCCGTTATATGGAACGTCGCGGCAAAGGCATAGGCCTGCGCTTTGGGGTACGTACTACCGGCTGCTCAGGCATGGCTTACAAGCTTGAGTATGTGGATGAAGTCGGTAACGACGACCAGATTTTTGAATCGCATGGTGTCAAGGTATTTGTTGACCCTAAAAGCCTGCCTTATATTGATGGCACAGAGCTTGATTTTGCCCGCGAAGGCTTGAACGAAGGCTTTAAATTCTACAACCCCAACGTCAAGAACGAATGTGGATGTGGCGAAAGTTTTAGGATTTAA
- the hscB gene encoding Fe-S protein assembly co-chaperone HscB encodes MQNHFELFQLPQQFALDQGQLDAAYREVQNQVHPDKFVQASEAEKRVAMQWATRANEAYQTLKKPLQRARYLCELQGVDLQTESNTSMPGAFLMQQMEWRESFDDARQDNNEAALLRLERELNSALRTQLHAVGNSIDLGNFEEAALQIRTCMFLEKFIADIAALEE; translated from the coding sequence ATGCAGAATCATTTTGAGCTGTTCCAGTTGCCACAGCAGTTTGCACTTGATCAGGGACAACTGGATGCAGCTTACCGTGAGGTGCAGAATCAGGTGCACCCGGATAAGTTTGTGCAGGCCAGCGAAGCTGAAAAACGCGTCGCCATGCAATGGGCAACCAGGGCCAACGAGGCTTATCAAACACTGAAAAAGCCTCTGCAACGCGCACGCTATCTATGTGAATTGCAGGGTGTGGATCTACAAACAGAATCCAATACCTCCATGCCTGGTGCATTTTTGATGCAACAGATGGAGTGGCGCGAATCCTTTGATGACGCACGCCAGGACAATAATGAAGCTGCCTTGCTACGCCTGGAGCGTGAACTGAACAGTGCCCTAAGAACGCAATTGCATGCGGTTGGCAACTCAATAGACCTGGGTAACTTTGAAGAAGCTGCGCTGCAAATCCGCACCTGCATGTTCCTGGAAAAATTCATTGCCGATATCGCTGCACTCGAAGAGTAA
- the hscA gene encoding Fe-S protein assembly chaperone HscA encodes MALLQISEPGMSTAPHQHRLAVGIDLGTTNSLVATVRNSIPEVLNDEEGRPLLPSIVRYLPNGHAHIGFKAQAEQSNDPRNTIASVKRFMGRGLKDIAYAENLPYDFHDEPGMVQIKTVAGIKSPVEVSAQILATLRQQAEDALGDDLVGAVITVPAYFDDAQRQATKDAAKLAGLNVLRLLNEPTAAAIAYGLDNASEGIYAVYDLGGGTFDISILKMSKGVFEVLATGGDSALGGDDFDHRLFCWILQESKLAPLSDEDTSALMVKAREAKEILSTKPSTYIDAKLNSGESVHLQISAAAFAEMTQNLVVKTTTPCRKALRDAGLTVDDIDGVVLVGGATRMPHVRKAVGEFFQTTPLANIDPDKVVALGAAIQANLLAGNRAPGDDWLLLDVIPLSLGVETMGALAEKVIPRNSTIPCARAQEFTTFKDGQTAMAIHVVQGERELVSECRSLARFELRGIPPMAAGAARIRITYQVDADGLLSVSARELRSGVEATITVKPSYGLADDEITRMLQDSFTSADADMQERALREEIVEAERILLATQSALNGDAQLLNDAEQGQIRELMNEVSKLKDGKDHQLLHAAISALADGTEEFAARRMDQSVRSALAGKKLDEIA; translated from the coding sequence ATGGCATTACTGCAGATTTCCGAGCCTGGCATGTCCACCGCCCCACACCAGCACAGGCTGGCAGTAGGCATAGACTTGGGCACTACCAACTCACTGGTTGCGACCGTACGCAATAGCATTCCTGAAGTGTTGAACGATGAAGAAGGTCGCCCGCTACTGCCCTCCATCGTCCGTTATTTGCCAAATGGCCATGCCCATATAGGGTTCAAGGCCCAGGCTGAGCAAAGCAATGACCCCAGAAATACCATCGCCTCAGTAAAGCGCTTCATGGGTCGCGGCTTGAAAGACATCGCCTATGCCGAAAATCTGCCGTATGATTTTCATGATGAACCTGGCATGGTACAGATCAAGACCGTGGCTGGCATCAAGAGTCCGGTTGAAGTGTCCGCACAAATTCTGGCCACTTTACGCCAGCAGGCGGAAGACGCACTGGGCGATGACCTGGTTGGTGCCGTCATTACCGTCCCCGCGTATTTTGATGATGCGCAAAGACAGGCAACCAAAGACGCCGCCAAACTGGCTGGACTGAATGTCTTGCGCCTGCTAAATGAGCCTACTGCAGCAGCAATTGCCTATGGTCTGGACAATGCATCTGAAGGCATTTATGCCGTCTATGATCTGGGTGGCGGCACCTTCGACATCTCCATCCTGAAAATGAGCAAGGGTGTCTTTGAAGTCCTGGCTACTGGTGGTGATTCTGCCCTCGGTGGCGATGATTTTGATCACCGCCTGTTTTGTTGGATTTTGCAAGAGTCCAAACTGGCACCACTGTCAGACGAAGACACCAGCGCCCTGATGGTCAAGGCACGCGAAGCCAAGGAAATCCTGTCAACAAAACCCAGCACCTATATCGACGCCAAACTCAATTCTGGTGAGTCTGTCCATTTACAAATCAGTGCAGCAGCATTTGCCGAAATGACGCAAAACCTGGTGGTAAAAACCACGACGCCTTGCCGCAAAGCTTTGCGCGATGCTGGCCTCACTGTAGATGATATCGATGGCGTGGTACTGGTAGGTGGCGCCACGCGCATGCCGCATGTACGCAAGGCTGTTGGTGAATTCTTCCAGACCACGCCACTGGCCAATATTGACCCCGACAAAGTGGTAGCTCTGGGTGCAGCGATACAGGCCAATCTGCTGGCGGGCAATCGCGCTCCTGGCGATGACTGGCTGCTGCTTGACGTCATCCCGCTGTCGCTGGGCGTGGAAACCATGGGTGCTCTGGCTGAAAAAGTCATCCCGCGCAATTCCACCATCCCTTGCGCACGTGCGCAAGAATTTACGACTTTCAAGGATGGACAAACTGCCATGGCGATTCATGTCGTGCAGGGCGAACGCGAGCTAGTGAGCGAATGCCGCTCGCTGGCACGCTTTGAATTGCGCGGCATCCCTCCCATGGCTGCCGGTGCTGCACGCATACGTATCACTTATCAGGTAGATGCCGATGGACTGTTGTCGGTATCTGCACGCGAACTGCGCTCTGGCGTAGAAGCGACTATCACGGTCAAACCATCTTATGGTCTGGCCGACGATGAAATAACGCGCATGCTGCAAGACTCATTCACCTCGGCAGATGCCGATATGCAGGAACGTGCCTTGCGCGAAGAAATCGTCGAAGCTGAACGCATTTTGCTGGCGACCCAGTCAGCCCTGAATGGTGACGCTCAATTACTGAATGATGCAGAGCAAGGACAGATCAGAGAATTGATGAATGAAGTCAGCAAGCTGAAGGATGGCAAAGATCATCAACTACTCCACGCTGCTATCAGTGCACTTGCCGATGGTACAGAAGAATTTGCTGCCCGCCGCATGGATCAAAGCGTGCGCAGTGCATTGGCTGGAAAAAAACTGGATGAGATTGCCTGA
- the fdx gene encoding ISC system 2Fe-2S type ferredoxin, with amino-acid sequence MPQIIVLPHPQLCPEGTVIDAPEGKSLCEALVESDVEIEHACEMSCACTTCHVVIREGFNSLNESTDDEEDLLDAAWGLEATSRLSCQVKLGKQDITIEIPKYTINHARENH; translated from the coding sequence ATGCCCCAAATTATTGTCCTGCCCCACCCCCAGCTTTGCCCCGAAGGAACTGTGATTGATGCACCCGAAGGCAAATCTTTATGCGAGGCACTGGTTGAAAGCGATGTAGAAATCGAACATGCTTGTGAAATGTCTTGCGCCTGCACCACTTGTCACGTGGTCATACGCGAAGGTTTTAATTCCCTGAATGAATCTACGGATGATGAAGAGGACTTGCTGGATGCCGCCTGGGGCCTGGAAGCAACTTCGCGCCTGTCCTGCCAGGTTAAACTGGGCAAACAGGATATCACCATAGAAATCCCAAAATACACCATCAACCACGCACGCGAAAATCATTAA
- the iscX gene encoding Fe-S cluster assembly protein IscX, with protein MKWIDTSRIAEALCDKFPDIDPLTVRFTDLHNWIVDLEEFDDDHTRGGEKILEAIQMAWIDETK; from the coding sequence ATGAAATGGATAGACACCTCCAGAATCGCCGAAGCACTTTGCGATAAATTTCCTGATATTGATCCCCTCACGGTGCGCTTCACTGACTTGCATAACTGGATTGTCGATCTGGAAGAATTTGACGACGATCATACACGCGGTGGCGAGAAGATACTTGAAGCCATACAAATGGCCTGGATAGACGAAACCAAGTGA
- a CDS encoding sensor histidine kinase produces the protein MQFRHLLSALRSRITLRLAIILAVVFGLTVPAAILIPYHLHTIETAAQLRNAEDHNRLVEILSVILSEPLWQITPEIANISSEVVYSDPRVATIEVITLPDRKEFIKNDTRKKNQRGPFTSMVREIKHGGQVIGQVRLTLAEDLLQESLASDFRRYVTTAVLSLILAILFILVVLQWRLVQPVRILMGESDRLANGELNDPIALNREDELGHLATSLEATRQALQRSFGELEIKNQQLLEYSGTLESKVRQRTQELETVNQNLEAALNNVNSAQAELARVERMAALGSMVAGVAHELNTPLGNCLLVASTLEEETRNLVRMVEEGKMKRSDLTRYATTAVDSTKLLLRGLQQSAHLVGDFKQVAVDQSSAQRRQFALLVMLQELTALLHSSLRKTPFTLELDIPGEIQLDSYPGLLGQVFTNLVNNAVAHGLEGREEGHMRCTATQQGDHVLIIFEDNGKGISAEIINRIFEPFFTTKFGQGGSGLGLSITFNIISNVLGGSIHASSIVGQGTRFEIKLPLVAPGEPESSNPLLSKR, from the coding sequence ATGCAGTTTAGACATCTTTTATCTGCACTACGCAGCCGGATCACGCTGAGACTGGCGATTATTCTGGCTGTTGTATTCGGATTAACCGTCCCTGCTGCCATCCTCATCCCCTATCACCTGCACACAATAGAAACGGCGGCCCAGCTCAGAAATGCTGAGGATCATAATCGTCTGGTCGAAATCCTGTCCGTCATACTGAGTGAACCCTTGTGGCAAATCACGCCCGAGATTGCCAATATCTCCAGCGAAGTGGTGTATTCCGACCCCAGGGTAGCAACCATAGAAGTGATCACCCTGCCCGACCGCAAGGAATTCATCAAGAACGATACCAGGAAAAAAAACCAGCGAGGGCCATTCACCAGTATGGTCAGAGAGATCAAGCATGGAGGTCAGGTCATAGGTCAGGTAAGACTTACCCTTGCAGAAGACTTGCTGCAAGAAAGCCTGGCATCTGATTTCCGGCGTTATGTCACTACAGCTGTGCTTTCATTGATACTGGCTATCCTGTTTATTCTTGTGGTATTGCAATGGCGCCTGGTGCAGCCAGTCAGGATACTCATGGGAGAGTCTGACAGACTGGCAAATGGTGAACTGAATGACCCTATCGCCCTGAACCGCGAAGATGAACTGGGCCACCTGGCAACCAGTCTGGAAGCCACCCGCCAGGCTTTGCAAAGATCATTTGGCGAACTGGAGATCAAGAATCAACAATTGCTTGAATACTCAGGCACACTGGAATCCAAAGTCCGTCAGCGTACGCAAGAACTGGAAACCGTAAACCAGAACCTGGAAGCGGCCCTGAATAACGTCAATTCTGCTCAGGCAGAACTGGCAAGGGTAGAACGCATGGCGGCACTGGGCTCTATGGTCGCAGGCGTAGCGCATGAATTAAATACCCCACTTGGTAATTGCCTGCTGGTTGCCAGCACCCTGGAAGAAGAAACCCGCAACCTGGTCAGGATGGTCGAAGAAGGCAAGATGAAGCGCTCTGACCTGACACGTTATGCAACCACGGCAGTAGATTCCACCAAATTGCTATTACGCGGGCTGCAGCAATCTGCCCATCTGGTAGGTGACTTCAAGCAGGTGGCGGTTGATCAGTCAAGTGCCCAGCGCAGGCAATTTGCTCTGCTGGTCATGTTGCAGGAACTCACCGCCCTGCTGCATTCAAGCTTGCGCAAAACCCCATTTACCCTGGAACTCGACATTCCTGGTGAAATCCAGCTTGACAGCTACCCTGGTTTGTTGGGACAGGTCTTCACCAACCTGGTCAATAATGCAGTCGCTCACGGTCTCGAAGGACGTGAAGAAGGTCACATGCGCTGCACCGCCACACAACAGGGCGACCATGTCCTCATTATTTTTGAAGACAATGGCAAAGGTATTTCCGCAGAAATTATTAATAGGATATTCGAACCCTTCTTTACCACCAAGTTTGGCCAGGGCGGCAGCGGCTTGGGGCTGAGCATCACTTTCAACATCATTTCCAATGTACTTGGCGGCAGTATTCATGCGAGCAGTATAGTTGGCCAGGGAACCCGTTTTGAAATCAAATTGCCACTCGTGGCACCGGGCGAACCAGAATCCAGCAACCCCCTGCTGAGCAAACGCTGA